The following are encoded together in the Pseudodesulfovibrio indicus genome:
- the hypD gene encoding hydrogenase formation protein HypD, which translates to MSFELLEKFRDPALCRKILDKMESELDRELRFMEVCGTHTVAIFQSGLRSLLPERIVHLSGPGCPVCVTHESEVNAFLDLAGRDKVIMATFGDLMRVPGNKGRNLKKAVADGARVKVVYSPFDTLKLAKENPDDLVVFIGVGFETTAPTIAGTMMMARQQGITNLRILCFHKTVPPALDALLADTAINIDGFILPGHVSAIIGVEPYRFIAEKYGKSAVVTGFEPLDILQSLNQMIEWRNKGEAHVSNNYTRIVGENGNPKAMEVMYQVFEPTDALWRGLGMIPGSGLEIRPEWEQFDAKKEFGITIEEGPALAGCKCGDILKGVKQPDECPLFGKACTPANPVGPCMVSTEGSCAAYYKYKLD; encoded by the coding sequence TTGAGCTTCGAATTGTTGGAAAAATTCCGTGATCCGGCTCTCTGCCGGAAGATTCTCGATAAGATGGAATCCGAACTGGACAGGGAGCTTCGCTTCATGGAGGTCTGCGGCACCCACACCGTGGCCATCTTCCAGTCCGGCCTGCGCTCCCTGCTGCCCGAACGCATCGTCCACCTGTCCGGCCCCGGATGCCCGGTCTGCGTGACCCATGAGTCCGAGGTCAACGCCTTCCTGGACCTGGCCGGTCGCGACAAGGTCATCATGGCCACCTTCGGCGACCTCATGCGCGTGCCCGGCAATAAGGGAAGGAACCTCAAGAAGGCCGTGGCCGACGGCGCGCGGGTCAAGGTGGTCTATTCCCCCTTCGACACCCTCAAGCTGGCCAAGGAGAACCCGGACGACCTGGTGGTCTTCATCGGCGTGGGGTTCGAGACCACGGCCCCGACCATTGCCGGGACCATGATGATGGCCCGCCAGCAGGGGATCACCAACCTGCGCATCCTCTGCTTCCACAAGACCGTTCCCCCGGCGCTCGACGCGCTCCTGGCCGACACCGCCATCAACATCGACGGCTTCATCCTGCCCGGCCACGTCTCGGCCATCATCGGCGTGGAGCCGTACCGGTTCATCGCCGAGAAGTACGGCAAGTCCGCCGTGGTCACCGGGTTCGAGCCGCTGGACATCCTCCAGTCCCTGAACCAGATGATCGAGTGGCGAAACAAGGGCGAGGCGCACGTCAGCAACAACTACACGCGCATCGTGGGCGAAAACGGCAATCCCAAGGCCATGGAAGTCATGTACCAGGTGTTCGAGCCCACCGACGCCCTGTGGCGCGGCCTGGGCATGATCCCCGGCTCCGGCCTGGAGATCCGGCCCGAGTGGGAACAGTTCGACGCCAAGAAGGAATTCGGCATCACCATCGAGGAAGGCCCGGCCCTGGCGGGCTGCAAGTGCGGCGACATCCTCAAGGGCGTCAAGCAGCCCGACGAGTGTCCGCTCTTCGGCAAGGCGTGCACCCCGGCCAACCCGGTCGGCCCGTGCATGGTCTCCACCGAGGGGTCCTGCGCCGCCTACTACAAATACAAACTGGATTAG